The Accipiter gentilis chromosome 7, bAccGen1.1, whole genome shotgun sequence genome includes a region encoding these proteins:
- the ANKRD11 gene encoding ankyrin repeat domain-containing protein 11 — MPKGGCSKTPQPEDFSLSNDMVEKQTGKKDKDKVSLTKTPKLDRSDGGKEVKERATKRKLPFTVGTNGDQKDSDTEKQGPERKRIKKEPATRKPGLLFGMGLSGIRAGYPLSERQQVALLMQMTAEESANSPVDTTPKHPSQSTVCQKGTPNSASKTKDKVNKRNERGETRLHRAAIRGDARRIKELIIEGADVNVKDFAGWTALHEACNRGYYDVAKQLLAAGAEVNTKGLDDDTPLHDAANNGHFKVVKLLLHYGGNPHQSNRKGETPLKVANSPTMVNLLLGKTTYPSSEESSTETSEEEDAPSFAPSSSVDGNNTDSEFEKGLKHKPKAQEPPKTITPVKDEYEFDEDDEQDRIPPVDDKHLLKKDYRKETKANSFISIPKMEVKTYTKNNTITPKKAAHRILSDSSDEEETSVAVGTGEKLRLSTHSILPSSKIREPASTKPQKEKSKVKKKRKKETKSKEVRFGKKNDKFCSSESESENVESEEDDRDSLQSSSCVKDSRLVLKESSLFNSLSASSTSSHGSLASQKHNPNLTEQHSKHWRTDNWKTISSPAWSDVSSLSDSTRTRLTSESDYSSEDSSLESLKPVRKKPEHKKKNTPHNTVSEKKNSFHSNVDGAIPKLDKEGKVVKKHKTKHKHKNKEKGQCPISQDIKIIKTFSFEFEDSKQKPEKGLIVETENPVENKLKVLKHEREHSKKEEKLPKGKVEEKEWLFKDETGKSSKDEKSLRKVKDGSKDMSKSFREGLSKSEKEKPVKEKSPKEEKPRIHKEERKKKSKDKQSKSEKKNELKEEKVSKLEKEKSFKEEKEKCKKEKLYRDESAFDEFNNKSQFPESEDTKFSLSDDQQERWFSDLSSDSSFDFKGEDSWDSPVTDFREIKNDTVAKLIIEPMKEEIKDKKKENKTKEKKEYNEKRNEKDTFLKKKERDYVDKSSEKKKDQTDRHKATPSYLPEKDKKRKDSAESVKERKEKDTGETNKDRKDSSDGSKDRKDTKTKQEEPYRDDFKEYGCETFFKDKSDPEFSGKTLESWERHHSGKEKEKKDAPDKEKKEKVKPEKYKEKSKEGDKEKNEKVAPEKILKDKELDKSFKEKKETKEKYKDLHSKDKERKSSFDQVKEKKEKNFSTDREDFSEKKDEKKGKEKSWYSIADIFTDESEDERDDYSLTGFKVSDSAGSEMHRLDSLQEKDDGAAAEKELYPDKHRKYSSDRQHSGEKQKDKDSKEKKKDKGTSEGGKEKKEKSSFEKHKEKKDKDSTEKYKDRKDRTSIDSTQEKKNKQKLPEKAEKKHANDDKVKSKHKEKPDKEHSKEKKSSKGGESEKSLLEKLEEEALNDYRDDSNDKISEISSDSFTDRGQDPGLTSLFESSNLSLTDAAEEKFKDSLPLPCLQDKLKEKERHRHSSSSSKKSHEKEKAKKEKTEKKEKTEEFKDSSSRKDSTHYEKDFSVDGEAFSTSYNMKAEPDEEPEKSIDYLFSEKKDKNDSERELSKKAEKEKTYGSSTISTVKEKKKRDKHKEKWKEEKEKHRDKHADGFFKHHKDEPKSTLKDKDNPQVTTFKDKSKEDNLKFGETKLKEKLKENQEKDKSESIKISNGNEKITLSKDSGKKDARPREKLLGDGDLMMTSFERMLSQKDLEIEERHKRHKERMKQMEKMRHRSGDPKLKDKLKSSEDVRKRSLDLATKKPLSLDTQLKDKKLKELGPLTPILSPENKAQPAVGTDSKDWITGPQLKEILPASPRPDQNRPTGVPTPASVVSCPSYEEVMQTPRTPSCSNEDYTDLMFECADSQHSLPISTMSMNACSPSFFDRYANVSSGLPENPSQTPTRTIPSTNLYRSISVDIRRAPEEEFSVGDKFFRQQSVPATSNYDSPVQHLMEEKAPLPSVPAEKFQCLSPGYYSPDYGVSSPKVEALHCAPGAVSGVAQSPESVFSGLQAKSSPSHRDELLAPSVESALPPDLGMPLDTTEEQQATASIMPPESTYLPPIEENHFSSGMPEQNNIDWDNPPSRNPDAAIPPTLMGNPAEHSVSWSMGSELLMKSPQRFSESPKPPLCSLEPIHPTPVAFIPTDTSYPVSPISYPLSVSEPGLNEVKEDAEEAVPGEIANAEEQAPYMSPTRLDTFFNNCKPLPEEAPEIPPEPPCMPAEPQAEVVSTPENNYLENNAAPANTEEAVTWPDPFTNTEDDLDLGPFSLPELPLQPKDVAETEMTEAEAVEESPAAASETSAGIVKASASIIASGEPEEPPAIQATAVLPVETEPQAEEQKPEVAAQEATSEALNVAEEKGAEDSEAQIFQQTPSESAQAESKEVEAVHEDLSSSGGVAESGSQAGPPPAATAEGSVSQECAAARSGSQVSSSQADAPPGNAQAEIVEPVQKPVAEAPKPPKIEEIPQRITRNRAQMLANQNKQNAASSEKEFPPVSAPATRAKGRITEEDDSQAQHPRKRRFQRSNQQLQQQINTSTQQTREMIQQTLAAIVDAIKLDDIEPYHSDRSNPYFEYLQIRKKIEEKRKILCYITPQAPQCYAEYVTYTGSYLLDGKPLSKLHIPVIAPPPSLAEPLKELFKQQEAVRGKLRLQHSIEREKLIVSCEQEILRVHCRAARTIANQAVPFSACTMLLDSEVYNMPLENQGDENKSVRDRFNARQFISWLQDVDDKYDRMKTCLLMRQQHEAAALNAVQRMEWQLKVQELDPAGHKSLCVNEVPSFYVPMVDVNDDFVLLPA; from the exons gaTAAAGATAAAGTTTCTCTAACCAAGACTCCAAAGTTGGACCGGAGTGATGGCGGCAAAGAGGTGAAAGAGCGAGCAACCAAGCGGAAGTTGCCTTTCACTGTTGGAACAAATGGAGATCAAAAAGACTCGGATACAG AAAAGCAGGGTCCAGAGCGGAAGAGGATTAAAAAGGAGCCCGCCACCAGAAAGCCTGGCTTGCTTTTCGGAATGGGCCTTTCGGGGATCCGGGCAGGCTACCCGCTCTCCGAGCGCCAGCAAGTCGCTCTCCTTATGCAGATGACAGCAGAAGAGTCTGCTAACAGCCCAG TTGACACAACACCAAAGCATCCCTCTCAGTCTACAGTTTGTCAGAAGGGAACTCCTAACTCTGCCTCCAAAACCAAAGATAAAGTAAATAAGAGAAACGAGCGAGGAGAGACTCGGCTGCATCGAGCTGCCATCCGAGGAGATGCCCGGCGCATCAAGGAGCTCATTATCGAGGGTGCAGATGTCAATGTGAAGGACTTTGCAG GCTGGACGGCGTTGCATGAGGCATGCAATCGGGGTTATTACGACGTTGCAAAGCAGTTGCTTGCTGCGGGTGCCGAAGTCAACACAAAGGGGTTGGATGACGACACCCCGCTGCATGATGCAGCGAATAACGGTCACTTCAAG gtgGTGAAATTGTTGTTACATTATGGAGGGAATCCTCATCAAAGCAACAGGAAGGGCGAGACACCTTTAAAAGTAGCGAATTCTCCCACCATGGTGAATCTGCTCCTGGGAAAGACCACATACCCCTCCAGTGAAGAAAGCTCAACAG agacctCAGAAGAGGAGGATGCCCCTTCCTTCGCTCCCTCCAGCTCTGTTGATGGCAATAACACAGACTCAGAGTTTGAGAAGGGTTTGAAGCACAAGCCCAAGGCCCAGGAGCCCCCCAAAACCATCACCCCGGTGAAGGATGAGTATGAATTTGATGAGGACGATGAGCAGGACCGGATCCCGCCAGTCGATGACAAACATTTGCTGAAAAAGGATTACAGAAAAGAGACTAAAGCAAACAGTTTCATTTCCATACCCAAAATGGAAGTGAAAACTTATACTAAAAATAACACAATTACACCAAAGAAAGCTGCCCACCGCATCCTGTCGGACAGCTCGGACGAGGAGGAGACCAGCGTTGCTGTGGGGACGGGGGAGAAGCTCCGACTTTCGACCCACTCGATATTGCCCAGCAGCAAGATTCGGGAGCCCGCCAGCACAAAGCCgcagaaggagaaaagcaaagtaaaaaagaagCGGAAGAAGGAGACGAAAAGCAAAGAGGTTCGGTTTGgcaaaaaaaatgacaaattttgTTCCTCTGAATCAGAGAGTGAAAACGTGGAGAGTGAGGAGGATGATAGAGACTCTCTTCAGAGCTCTAGCTGTGTAAAGGACTCCAGGCTAGTGCTAAAGGAATCCTCCTTGTTTAACTCTCTGTCTGCCTCATCGACCTCTTCTCATGGGAGTTTAGCATCCCAGAAACATAATCCTAATCTTACAGAACAGCACTCCAAGCACTGGAGGACGGACAATTGGAAAACCATATCTTCTCCAGCTTGGTCAGATGTCAGTTCTTTATCGGACTCCACCAGGACGAGACTGACGAGCGAGTCAGACTACTCGTCCGAGGACTCGAGCTTAGAGTCACTAAAGCCAGTCAGGAAGAAACcagagcacaaaaagaaaaacaccccacACAACACTGTTTCTGAGAAAAAGAATTCATTCCATAGCAATGTGGATGGAGCAATTCCAAAGCTGGACAAGGAGGGGAAGGTTGttaaaaagcataaaacaaaacacaaacataaaaacAAGGAGAAGGGACAGTGTCCCATCAGCCAAgacattaaaataatcaaaacgTTTTCTTTTGAGTTTGAGGACTCTAAACAAAAGCCTGAGAAAGGCTTGATAGTAGAGACAGAAAATCCAGTCGAAAACAAGTTGAAAGTGTTAAAGCATGAGCGAGAACACAgtaagaaggaggaaaagctCCCCAAAGGTAAAGTGGAGGAGAAGGAATGGTTGTTTAAAGATGAGACTGGAAAATCCTCAAAAGACGAGAAATCTTTAAGAAAAGTCAAAGATGGTAGTAAAGACATGAGCAAATCCTTCAGAGAAGGATTAAGTaaatcagaaaaagagaaacctgTAAAGGAGAAGTCTCCCAAAGAGGAGAAGCCGAGAATACacaaggaggagagaaagaagaagtCGAAGGACAAGCAgtcaaaatctgaaaagaagaatgAGCTGAAGGAGGAGAAGGTTTCtaaattagagaaagaaaaatccttcaaggaagagaaagaaaaatgcaaaaaagaaaaactttacagGGATGAGTCTGCATTTGATGAGTTTAATAACAAAAGCCAATTTCCCGAAAGTGAGGACACGAAGTTCAGCCTTTCGGATGATCAGCAAGAGAGGTGGTTTTCAGACTTGTCTTCTGATTCATCCTTCGATTTCAAAGGTGAAGATAGCTGGGATTCTCCAGTAACAGATTTCAGGGAGATTAAAAATGACACCGTGGCAAAACTAATCATAGAACCCAtgaaagaggaaattaaagacaagaaaaaggaaaataaaacaaaagagaagaaggaaTACAACGAGAAACGTAATGAAAAGGACACTTtcttaaagaagaaagagagggacTATGTGGACAAAAGCTCCGAGAAGAAAAAGGACCAAACAGACAGACACAAAGCTACTCCTAGTTATTTGCCTGAAAAGGATAAGAAGAGGAAGGATTCTGCAGAGAGTGtcaaggagaggaaggaaaaagatacaGGTGAAACCAACAAGGACAGAAAAGATTCCTCTGATGGCTCTAAAGATCGAAAAGATACCAAAACGAAGCAGGAGGAGCCCTATCGAGATGACTTTAAAGAATATGGCTGCGAAACGTTCTTCAAGGATAAGTCCGACCCCGAGTTCAGTGGTAAAACTCTGGAGAGTTGGGAGAGACACcattctggaaaggaaaaggaaaagaaagatgctcctgataaagaaaaaaaagaaaaagtgaagccagaaaaatacaaggaaaaatccaaagaaggcgacaaggagaaaaatgaaaaagttgcTCCTGAGAAAATCCTGAAAGACAAAGAACTAGACAAgagtttcaaagagaaaaaagaaactaaagagAAGTACAAAGACCTGCACAgcaaagacaaagaaaggaagagttcttttgACCAGgttaaagagaagaaagagaaaaacttctCCACAGATCGGGAGGACTTCTCCGAGAAAAAGGATGAgaagaaaggcaaggagaaaaGCTGGTACAGCATTGCAGACATCTTCACAGATGAAAGCGAAGACGAGAGGGATGATTACAGCTTGACTGGGTTCAAAGTCAGCGATTCTGCTGGGAGCGAAATGCATCGTCTGGACAGTCTGCAGGAGAAGGATGATGGTGCAGCTGCTGAGAAGGAGCTGTACCCCGACAAGCACCGCAAGTACTCCTCCGACCGGCAACAttcaggagagaaacagaaagataaggactccaaggagaagaagaaggacaaaggaacatcagaagggggaaaagagaagaaggagaagagttcctttgaaaaacacaaagagaagaaagataaagACTCTACCGAGAAGTACAAGGACAGGAAAGACAGAACGTCCATAGATTCCactcaggagaagaaaaacaagcaaaagctcCCAGAGAAGGCTGAAAAGAAACATGCCAATGACGACAAGGTGAAAAGCAAGCATAAGGAGAAGCCGGATAAAGAGCATTCCAAAGAGAAAAAGTCTTCGAAAGGAGGGGAGTCAGAGAAGAGCCTGCTGGAGAAATTGGAGGAGGAGGCTCTGAATGACTATAGAGATGACTCCAATGACAAAATCAGTGAGATCTCTTCTGACAGCTTCACAGATCGAGGACAAGATCCAGGACTGACCAGCCTCTTTGAGTCTTCTAACCTTTCTCTTACTGATGCTGCTGAAGAAAAGTTTAAGGACTCTCTCCCTTTACCCTGCTTGCAGGACAAACtcaaggagaaggagagacacAGACATTCTTCATCTTCATCAAAGAAAAGTCacgagaaggaaaaagcaaagaaggagaagactgagaaaaaggagaaaacagaagaattcaAAGACTCCAGCAGCAGAAAGGATTCCACTCATTATGAAAAAGATTTCTCTGTGGATGGGGAGGCTTTTAGCACTTCCTACAACATGAAGGCAGAGCCTGATGAGGAACCAGAGAAAAGCATTGATtacttattttctgaaaagaaagataaaaatgattCTGAAAGGGAGCTGTCAAAGAAGGcggaaaaagaaaagacttacGGTTCCAGCACCATCAGCAcagttaaagagaaaaagaagcgagataaacataaggaaaaatggaaggaggaaaaggaaaagcatagaGACAAACATGCAGATGGTTTCTTTAAACATCACAAAGACGAGCCAAAGTCAACGCTTAAAGACAAGGACAATCCTCAAGTTACCACCTTTAAAGATAAATCAAAGGAGGACAACCTCAAATTCGGCGAAACCAAACTgaaggagaagctgaaggagaaCCAAGAGAAAGACAAATCGGAATCAATAAAAATAAGCAACGGGAATGAAAAAATAACCCTTTCCAAAGACAGCGGCAAGAAAGATGCCAGGCCAAGGGAGAAACTTCTGGGAGATGGTGATTTGATGATGACCAGCTTTGAGAGGATGCTGAGCCAGAAAGACCTGGAAATCGAGGAGCGCCACAAAAGGCACAAAGAGAGAATGAAGCAAATGGAGAAAATGAGGCACAGGTCCGGAGACCCCAAATTAAAGGACAAACTTAAAAGCTCAGAAGATGTGCGCAAGAGGAGTTTGGATCTGGCAACAAAGAAGCCGTTATCGTTGGATACTCAGCTCAAGGACAAGAAACTTAAGGAGTTGGGTCCACTGACTCCTATACTGTCACCTGAAAACAAGGCACAGCCTGCTGTTGGCACAGACTCTAAGGACTGGATAACAGGTCCTCAGCTGAAGGAAATCCTCCCGGCGTCTCCCAGGCCGGATCAGAACCGGCCGACGGGAGTCCCAACCCCGGCATCCGTCGTCTCTTGTCCGAGCTACGAGGAGGTGATGCAGACGCCCAGGACTCCTTCGTGCAGCAACGAAGACTACACGGACCTGATGTTTGAGTGCGCGGACTCACAGCACTCGCTGCCCATATCCACAATGTCTATGAATGCCTGTTCTCCATCTTTCTTCGACCGATATGCGAATGTTTCCAGTGGGCTCCCCGAGAATCCAAGTCAGACCCCGACTCGTACCATACCCTCCACGAACCTTTATCGTTCCATCTCGGTTGATATCAGAAGGGCACCTGAAGAAGAATTCAGTGTTGGAGATAAATTTTTCAGACAGCAAAGCGTCCCAGCCACATCAAATTATGACTCTCCAGTGCAGCATTTAATGGAGGAGAAAgctcctcttccttctgttccTGCTGAGAAGTTCCAGTGTTTATCTCCTGGGTATTACTCACCAGATTATGGGGTTTCATCACCGAAAGTGGAAGCTTTGCACTGTGCGCCAGGAGCTGTCAGCGGAGTCGCCCAGTCGCCTGAAAGTGTCTTTTCTGGTTTGCAAGCAAAATCCTCCCCTTCGCACAGAGATGAATTGCTGGCTCCTTCGGTAGAAAGTGCTCTTCCCCCCGACCTTGGCATGCCCTTGGATACCACGGAAGAGCAGCAAGCTACGGCCTCCATTATGCCACCAGAATCTACCTACTTACCACCAATTGAAGAAAACCATTTTAGTTCGGGTATGCCAGAACAAAACAATATAGACTGGGATAACCCTCCTTCCCGAAACCCTGACGCCGCCATTCCTCCCACCCTGATGGGTAACCCGGCAGAGCACTCTGTCAGCTGGTCCATGGGCTCAGAGCTTCTGATGAAATCTCCCCAAAGGTTTTCCGAGTCCCCTAAACCTCCGCTCTGTTCCCTAGAGCCGATTCATCCTACACCGGTAGCCTTCATTCCCACAGATACTTCCTACCCCGTTTCTCCCATATCTTACCCTCTGTCAGTGTCTGAACCAGGGCTCAATGAAGTCAAGGAGGATGCTGAGGAAGCAGTTCCAGGAGAAATAGCGAATGCTGAAGAGCAAGCTCCGTACATGTCCCCTACTAGGTTAGACACGTTCTTCAATAACTGCAAGCCTCTTCCAGAAGAAGCACCTGAGATACCTCCAGAGCCTCCCTGTATGCCAGCAGAACCTCAGGCAGAAGTTGTTAGCACGCCAGAAAACAACTATTTGGAAAACAACGCTGCGCCTGCAAATACAGAGGAGGCGGTAACGTGGCCTGATCCCTTCACCAATACAGAAGATGACTTGGACCTTGGCCCCTTCTCGCTCCCAGAGCTGCCGCTCCAACCTAAGGATGTTGCAGAGACAGAGATGACTGAGGCAGAAGCCGTAGAAGAAAGCCCAGCAGCTGCTTCAGAAACAAGTGCTGGGATCGTTAAGGCGAGCGCATCCATAATAGCGTCTGGTGAGCCGGAGGAGCCGCCGGCCATCCAGGCAACGGCCGTCCTGCCCGTGGAGACGGAGCCACAAGCAGAGGAGCAGAAACCAGAAGTGGCTGCACAAGAAGCCACCTCAGAAGCGCTGAATGTAGCTGAGGAAAAAGGAGCGGAGGACTCAGAAGCACAGATTTTCCAGCAGACCCCATCCGAATCTGCTCAGGCGGAGAGCAAAGAGGTGGAGGCCGTGCACGAAGACCTGTCGTCTTCTGGTGGGGTGGCAGAGAGCGGCTCCCAGGCTGGTCCCCCACCCGCGGCCACCGCCGAGGGCAGCGTTTCACAGGAGTGTGCTGCAGCACGCAGTGGGAGCCAGGTCTCTTCCTCCCAGGCAGACGCACCTCCAGGCAATGCTCAGGCAGAAATCGTTGAACCAGTACAAAAACCAGTAGCAGAAGCTCCCAAACCTCCCAAAATAGAAGAGATTCCTCAGCGGATTACCAGGAACCGGGCTCAGATGCTCGCCAACCAAAACAAGCAGAACGCCGCCTCTTCTGAGAAGGAATTTCCTCCTGTTTCTGCGCCCGCCACACGTGCCAAAGGCCGCATTACAGAGGAGGACGATTCCCAGGCTCAGCACCCACGCAAGCGCCGGTTCCAGCGCTCcaaccagcagctgcagcagcagatcaACACGTCCACCCAGCAGACGAGGGAGATGATACAGCAAACACTGGCAGCTATTGTAGATGCTATAAAACTGGACGACATTGAACCTTATCACAGTGACAGGTCCAACCCCTACTTCGAGTACCTCCAGATCAGGAAAAAGATTGAAGAGAAGCGGAAAATCCTCTGCTATATTACTCCCCAAGCGCCACAGTGCTATGCTGAATATGTCACCTATACAGGCTCCTACCTGTTGGATGGCAAGCCTCTAAGCAAGCTCCATATTCCAGTG ATCGCCCCGCCGCCATCGCTCGCGGAGCCTCTGAAGGAGCTCTTCAAGCAGCAGGAAGCCGTCCGGGGAAAGCTGCGGCTCCAGCACAGCATAGAGCGG GAGAAGCTCATCGTCTCCTGTGAGCAGGAGATTTTGAGAGTTCATTGTCGGGCAGCAAGGACTATTGCCAACCAGGCTGTGCCCTTCAGTGCCTGCACCATGCTGCTGGACTCCGAGGTCTATAATATGCCTCTAGAAAATCAG GGAGACGAAAACAAATCGGTCAGAGACCGCTTCAACGCGCGACAGTTCATTTCCTGGTTGCAAGACGTGGATGACAAGTATGATCGAATGAAG ACGTGCCTGCTCATGCGACAGCAACATGAAGCTGCCGCCTTGAACGCAGTGCAAAGGATGGAGTGGCAGCTGAAAGTGCAGGAGTTGGACCCTGCGGGGCACAAATCCCTCTGCGTGAACGAGGTGCCCTCGTTCTATGTGCCAATGGTCGACGTGAACGATGACTTTGTGCTCTTGCCGGCATGA
- the SLC22A31 gene encoding putative solute carrier family 22 member 31, which yields MGGQTGWRGVNQAWGLNWAGGWTGLGEGGKPGLGGAEPGEQQRRRGGGGACWRRPRCRRAAGGWAPCLALALGWALGWALGAEPPHRCRPDAALLPPPLRRLAGTALLRAAVPRLRAGWSPCQLYRYRPAGTGSGTGTGSARPNGTGPCTRGWHYALPAAGLRSNLVTQWDLVCASRWKVPLEQTTHLLGWMLGSVAAGLACDRFGRRPAFVVSLVLAVPLGLGVALAVDFVMVLVARLLFGAALAGAFLSLYVARLELCDPPHRLGVTMVAGFFWIAGELLLPGLAVLCRDWRVLQGAVTMILALLAACWWCPALLPESPRWLLATRQLEKARKTLQALAENSSPGSDDSSCRQESLLDELESLSEGSPQPRYHAVCEIFGTRVIWKNGVILGFAAFIGSGIRHCFTRNLAPHLPHFFSSYYVVVGTEAAACLFVCLTAERFGRRAVLLLCTVLTGISSLLLLALTQYLLDLIVLTLSVVGITASHAVTMLSIFFASEVLPTVVRGAGLGLVVGASFMGKAAAPITAIPNSRGFFLHHVVFASFAILAVLSIMLLPESQGRSLPQSLQDGESQRRPPLFQRPPREDHLPLLAPHGIPHDYSHLTAKRMLGSPAAPP from the exons ATGGGGGGGCAAACAGGGTGGAGGGGGGTGAACCAGGCTTGGGGGCTGAACTGGGCTGGGGGCTGGactgggcttggggaggggggcaaaCCAGGCTTGGGGGGAGCCGAACCAGGCG agcagcagcggcggagagggggggggggcgcctgCTGGCGTCGTCCCCGTTGCCGtcgggcggcgggggggtgggctcCGTGCTTGGCGCTGGCGCTGGGGTGGGCGCTGGGGTGGGCGCTGGGCGCGGAGCCCCCCCACCGCTGCCGGCCCGACGCCgcgctcctgccgccgccgctgcgccgCCTGGCGGGGACCGCGCTGCTCCGCGCCGCCGTCCCGCGCCTCCGCGCCGGCTGGAGCCCCTGCCAGCTCTACCGTTACCGACCCGCCGGTACCGGCAGCGGTACCGGCACCGGGAGCGCCCGGCCCAACGGCACCGGGCCCTGTACGCGAGGCTGGCACtacgccctgcccgccgccggtCTCCGCTCCAACCTCGTCacgcag TGGGACCTGGTGTGCGCCTCGCGCTGGAAGGTGCCCCTGGAGCAGACCACGCACTTGCTGGGCTGGATGCTGGGCAGCGTCGCTGCTGGACTGGCCTGTGACAG GTTCGGCCGCCGTCCCGCTTTCGTGGTGTCCCTGGTGCTGGCGGTGCCCCTGGGCCTCGGCGTGGCGCTGGCTGTGGATTTCGTCATGGTCCTGGTCGCACGGCTGCTCTTCGGGGCGGCACTGGCGGGCGCCTTCCTGTCGCTCTACGTGGCAC GGTTGGAGCTGTGCGACCCCCCGCACCGGCTGGGGGTGACAATGGTGGCTGGCTTCTTCTGGATCgccggggagctgctgctgccgggGCTGGCCGTGCTGTGCCGGGACTGGCGGGTGCTGCAGGGTGCCGTCACCATGATCTtggctctgctggctgcctgctggtG GTGCCCGGCGCTGCTGCCGGAGTCACCACGCTGGCTGCTGGCCACGCGACAGCTAGAGAAGGCCAGGAAGACCCTGCAGGCACTGGCCGAAAACAGCAGCCCCGGCTCCGACGACAGCTCCTGCCGCCAGGAGAGCCTTCTCGATG agctggagTCCCTGTCTGAGGGGTCCCCGCAGCCCCGGTACCATGCCGTCTGCGAGATTTTCGGCACCAGGGTCATCTGGAAGAACGGTGTCATCCTCGGCTTCGCGGC GTTCATCGGCTCCGGCATCCGCCACTGCTTCACCCGCAACCTGGCCCCCCACCTGCCCCACTTCTTCTCCTCTTACTACGTGGTGGTGGGCACCGAGGCGGCCGCCTGCCTCTTTGTCTGCCTGACGGCCGAGCGCTTTGGGCGCCGCGCCGTCCTCCTGCTCTGCACCGTCCTCACCGGcatctcctctctcctgctgctggccCTCACCCAGT ACCTGCTGGACCTCATTGTCCTGACTCTGTCTGTTGTGGGCATCACCGCCTCCCACGCCGTCACCATGCTCAGCATCTTCTTTGCCAGCGAGGTGCTCCCCACCGTGGTCAG GGGTGCCGGGCTGGGTCTCGTCGTGGGGGCCAGCTTCATGGGCAAGGCGGCCGCCCCCATCACCGCCATCCCCAACAGCCGGGGCTTCTTCCTGCACCACGTGGTGTTCGCCTCCTTCGCCATCCTCGCCGTCCTCAGCATCATGCTGctgccggaaagccagggccgcaGCCTGCCTCAGTCTTTGCAGGACGGTGAGAGCCAGCGCCGGCCACCCCTCTTCCAACGGCCCCCCCGTGAGGACCACCTACCCCTGCTTGCCCCCCACGGCATCCCCCACGACTACTCCCACCTCACCGCCAAGAGGATGCTCGGCTCCCCGGCCGCCCCACCGTGA